A genomic window from Sphingomonas taxi includes:
- a CDS encoding DUF1192 domain-containing protein, producing the protein MESDDAPSRPNDALTELLRQDLDPLSVAELDARLDALEGEIVRTRLARERSVNHRATADALFRR; encoded by the coding sequence ATGGAATCGGACGACGCCCCGTCGCGTCCCAATGACGCATTGACCGAGCTGCTGCGGCAGGATCTCGATCCGCTGTCGGTCGCCGAGCTCGACGCGCGGCTCGACGCGCTGGAGGGCGAGATCGTCCGGACCCGGCTGGCGCGCGAGCGATCCGTTAACCACCGCGCAACCGCCGACGCGTTATTCCGGCGATGA
- a CDS encoding NAD(P)H-quinone oxidoreductase, whose amino-acid sequence MSEVPETMQAIDPEAPGGPEVLQLVERPVPRPGAGEVLIRVAAAGVNRPDVLQRKGGYPPPPGAPSIPGLEIAGTVVALGADVDEALLGQRVCALLAGGGYAQYAVAPAGQCLPVPAGLDMIEAAAIPETLFTVWTNLFERAFATEGDSVLLHGGTSGIGTMAIALANIFGLTIIVTAGSDAKCARARELGATHAINYKTEDFVERVKAITDGKGVTAVIDMVGGDYVPRNLQCLADDGRHVSIAVQGGAQATIPLFEIMRRRLTLTGSTLRPRDTAFKSLVADEIGRTVWPHVEAGRLRPIIDRVFPLAEAAAAHARMEEGDHVGKIVLTV is encoded by the coding sequence ATGAGCGAAGTGCCCGAGACGATGCAGGCGATCGATCCGGAGGCGCCCGGCGGCCCCGAAGTGCTGCAACTGGTCGAACGGCCGGTGCCGCGGCCCGGTGCGGGCGAGGTGCTGATCCGCGTCGCCGCCGCCGGGGTCAACCGCCCCGACGTGCTCCAGCGCAAGGGCGGCTATCCGCCGCCGCCGGGCGCGCCGTCGATCCCCGGGCTGGAGATCGCCGGTACCGTCGTCGCGCTCGGTGCCGATGTCGATGAGGCGCTGCTCGGCCAGCGCGTCTGCGCGCTGCTCGCGGGCGGCGGCTACGCCCAATATGCGGTCGCGCCCGCCGGCCAGTGCCTGCCGGTGCCCGCCGGGCTCGACATGATCGAGGCGGCGGCGATCCCCGAGACGCTGTTCACCGTGTGGACCAATCTGTTCGAGCGCGCCTTCGCCACCGAGGGTGACAGCGTGCTGCTGCACGGCGGCACCAGCGGCATCGGCACGATGGCGATCGCGCTCGCCAACATCTTCGGCCTGACGATCATCGTCACCGCCGGCTCGGACGCGAAATGCGCACGCGCCCGCGAACTCGGCGCGACGCATGCGATCAACTACAAGACCGAGGATTTCGTCGAGCGGGTCAAGGCGATCACCGACGGCAAGGGCGTCACCGCGGTCATCGACATGGTCGGCGGCGACTACGTGCCGCGCAACCTGCAATGCCTCGCCGACGACGGCCGCCACGTCTCGATCGCGGTGCAGGGCGGCGCGCAGGCGACGATCCCGCTGTTCGAGATCATGCGCCGCCGCCTGACGCTGACCGGATCGACCCTGCGCCCGCGCGACACCGCGTTCAAGTCGCTGGTCGCCGACGAGATCGGCCGCACCGTCTGGCCGCATGTCGAGGCCGGCCGGCTGCGCCCGATCATCGATCGCGTCTTCCCGCTCGCCGAGGCGGCCGCGGCGCACGCCCGGATGGAAGAGGGCGATCACGTCGGCAAGATCGTGCTCACCGTCTGA
- a CDS encoding LacI family DNA-binding transcriptional regulator, translating to MTLPPASPPRSSRRAGSAPTISDVAKRAGVSPMTVSRVINGESNVRPATRDRVNDAISALNYAPNPAARSLAGAGPSRVGLLYSNPSAGFLSEFLLGSLDQASRSDVQIIVEKCDLGDHELEVAQHLIDGGIDGIILPPPLCEAPALLALLDAANIPSVAVATALPAASQMAIRIDDRAAAATMTRHIMDLGHRRIGFIAGNPNLSASDQRLEGYREALAEAGIAIDPDLIVDGLFTYLSGLDAAEQLLGLTDPPTAIFSSNDDMAAATVAVAHRRGLDVPGDLTVCGFDDTTLSTAIWPELTTIHQPIADMARAAVALLVGTIRRQRGGDAPRHQVLDYTLIRRQSDAPPRRRPRASL from the coding sequence ATGACTCTTCCTCCCGCTTCTCCGCCCCGCTCCTCCCGCCGGGCGGGTTCCGCGCCGACGATCAGCGACGTCGCCAAGCGCGCCGGCGTCTCGCCGATGACCGTCTCGCGCGTCATCAACGGCGAAAGCAACGTCCGCCCCGCCACCCGCGACCGGGTCAACGACGCGATCTCCGCGCTCAATTACGCCCCCAATCCCGCCGCACGCAGCCTGGCGGGGGCGGGGCCGTCGCGCGTCGGGCTGCTCTACAGCAATCCCAGCGCCGGCTTCCTCAGCGAATTCCTGCTCGGCAGCCTCGACCAGGCGAGCCGCAGCGACGTGCAGATCATCGTCGAGAAATGCGACCTCGGCGATCACGAGCTGGAGGTCGCACAGCATCTGATCGACGGCGGCATCGACGGCATCATCCTGCCGCCGCCGCTGTGCGAGGCGCCGGCGCTGCTCGCGCTGCTCGACGCGGCCAATATCCCGAGCGTCGCGGTCGCCACCGCGCTGCCCGCGGCGAGCCAGATGGCGATCCGCATCGACGATCGCGCCGCCGCGGCGACGATGACCCGGCATATCATGGACCTTGGCCATCGCCGCATCGGTTTCATCGCCGGCAATCCCAATCTCTCCGCCAGCGACCAGCGGTTGGAAGGCTATCGCGAGGCGCTGGCCGAAGCGGGGATCGCGATCGACCCGGACCTGATCGTCGACGGCCTGTTCACCTATCTGTCCGGCCTCGACGCCGCCGAACAACTGCTCGGCCTGACCGACCCGCCGACCGCGATCTTCTCGTCCAACGACGACATGGCGGCGGCGACGGTGGCGGTGGCGCATCGCCGCGGGCTCGACGTGCCCGGCGACCTCACCGTCTGCGGCTTCGACGACACGACGCTGTCGACCGCGATCTGGCCCGAGCTCACCACCATCCACCAGCCGATCGCCGACATGGCGCGCGCCGCGGTCGCGCTGCTCGTCGGCACCATCCGCCGCCAGCGCGGCGGCGACGCCCCGCGTCATCAGGTGCTCGACTATACGCTGATCCGCCGCCAGTCCGACGCCCCGCCGCGGCGGCGGCCGCGCGCCAGCCTTTAG
- a CDS encoding circularly permuted type 2 ATP-grasp protein has protein sequence MATQAAPLSDAATHARRWITDYCARTTAGDVLCGSDDAAWAAMFEELATVASDDLDHVRERVRRHAADIGMGFRIIGEADERPWPVSPVPLLIAADEWAQIVRGVTQRAALMETVIADLYGPGRLVERGLIPAALVTGSPYFLRPMVGLEPPGGRHLHFIAIDLGRGPTGEWRVLADHLRAPAGAGYALENRLAVSRTLGGLQARINVQRHAPFFAAFRAGIAAMCRRTDPRIGLLTPGRFNPSYPEQAHLARYLGLLLVEGADLAALENQLYVRTIAGLKRVDALWRRVDPRMLDPLAFDSHSQIGVPGLIDAYAAGNVVLSNAPGAGVLEAPAFGAFLPQLATRLCGESLHLPNIATWWCGQPSERARVEEDLDRMLIGSAFGPVPLGLPGGRTMPGAELDAGQRAALLADMERRPQDYVGQEIVRLSTMPVVIDDRLVPRPFTLRVFAARDGNGEWTVLPGGFARIGEATDPRASVLGEGTWSADVCIHGADTVEPVSLLHAPDSHQVRRNPGTLPSRVADNFYWLGRYLERGEALLAAIRVMLGNSIDADGGAALSSATVGKLVGLIAGGGAAPHPASLRRADLTGFARTAMEDEGWHSVATINRLARGIGEGSRDRLSADMVRLLEAPFPTHRGMLDRAGSLQRRYVAIAGLSAEHMGRTAAWRFHDLGRRVERAMAMTRALRLFGMPGATADDLSTLLDLADSQISYRQRYLTGIARVPVVDLVALDPGNPRSLAYQAERIGERLRDLPVLSDDGMPEPQQAHGRSLAAALAMTTAATLDADVLGDLERRLAQLSESVARRYFLQGAEPLREGGLTLA, from the coding sequence ATGGCGACGCAGGCAGCGCCTCTCTCGGACGCCGCGACGCATGCGCGGCGCTGGATCACGGATTATTGCGCGCGCACCACCGCGGGCGACGTGCTGTGCGGCAGCGACGACGCCGCCTGGGCGGCGATGTTCGAGGAACTCGCCACCGTCGCCTCCGACGACCTCGACCACGTCCGCGAGCGCGTCCGCCGCCACGCCGCCGATATCGGCATGGGCTTCCGCATCATCGGCGAGGCGGACGAGCGACCTTGGCCCGTCTCGCCCGTGCCGCTGCTGATCGCGGCGGACGAATGGGCGCAGATCGTCCGCGGCGTCACCCAGCGCGCCGCGCTGATGGAGACGGTGATCGCCGACCTCTACGGCCCCGGCCGGCTGGTCGAGCGCGGGCTGATCCCCGCCGCTCTGGTCACCGGCAGTCCCTATTTCCTGCGGCCGATGGTCGGGCTGGAGCCACCCGGCGGCCGCCACCTCCATTTCATCGCGATCGACCTCGGCCGCGGCCCGACCGGCGAGTGGCGTGTGCTCGCCGATCACCTGCGCGCGCCCGCGGGCGCGGGATATGCGCTGGAGAACCGGCTCGCGGTCAGCCGTACGCTGGGGGGCCTGCAGGCGCGGATCAACGTCCAGCGCCACGCGCCCTTCTTCGCCGCCTTCCGCGCCGGCATCGCCGCGATGTGCCGCCGCACCGACCCGCGTATCGGCCTGCTGACGCCGGGCCGGTTCAACCCGAGCTATCCCGAACAGGCGCATCTCGCGCGCTATCTCGGGCTGCTGCTGGTCGAGGGCGCCGATCTCGCCGCGCTCGAGAACCAGCTCTACGTCCGCACCATCGCCGGCCTCAAGCGCGTCGATGCTCTGTGGCGGCGCGTCGATCCGCGCATGCTCGACCCGCTGGCGTTCGATTCGCATTCGCAGATCGGCGTGCCGGGGCTGATCGATGCCTATGCCGCGGGCAATGTCGTGCTCTCCAACGCCCCCGGCGCGGGCGTGCTCGAGGCACCGGCGTTCGGCGCCTTCCTGCCGCAGCTCGCGACGCGACTGTGCGGCGAGAGCCTGCACCTGCCCAATATCGCGACCTGGTGGTGCGGCCAGCCGTCCGAGCGTGCGCGCGTCGAGGAGGATCTCGACCGGATGCTGATCGGCTCGGCGTTCGGACCGGTGCCGCTGGGGCTCCCCGGCGGGCGTACGATGCCGGGCGCCGAACTCGACGCCGGCCAGCGTGCCGCGCTGCTCGCCGACATGGAACGCCGGCCACAGGATTATGTCGGGCAGGAGATCGTCCGCCTGTCGACGATGCCGGTGGTGATCGACGACCGATTGGTGCCGCGGCCGTTCACGCTGCGCGTCTTCGCCGCGCGCGACGGCAATGGCGAATGGACGGTGCTGCCCGGCGGCTTCGCGCGGATCGGCGAGGCGACCGACCCGCGCGCCAGCGTGCTCGGCGAGGGGACGTGGTCCGCCGACGTCTGTATCCACGGCGCCGACACGGTCGAGCCGGTGTCGCTGTTGCACGCGCCCGATTCGCATCAGGTCCGCCGCAATCCCGGCACGCTGCCGAGCCGCGTCGCCGACAATTTCTACTGGCTCGGCCGCTATCTGGAGCGCGGCGAGGCGTTGCTCGCGGCGATCCGCGTCATGCTCGGCAATTCGATCGATGCCGATGGCGGCGCAGCGCTTTCGAGCGCGACGGTCGGCAAGCTCGTCGGGCTGATCGCCGGCGGCGGCGCGGCGCCGCATCCCGCCTCGCTGCGCCGCGCCGACCTCACCGGCTTCGCCAGGACTGCGATGGAGGACGAGGGCTGGCATTCGGTCGCGACGATCAACCGGCTCGCGCGCGGCATCGGCGAAGGCTCGCGCGACCGGCTGTCGGCGGACATGGTGCGCCTGCTCGAAGCACCGTTCCCGACGCATCGCGGCATGCTCGATCGCGCCGGCTCGCTCCAGCGCCGCTATGTCGCGATCGCCGGCCTGTCGGCGGAGCATATGGGGCGCACCGCGGCGTGGCGGTTCCACGATCTCGGCCGCCGCGTCGAGCGGGCGATGGCGATGACGCGTGCGTTGCGTCTGTTCGGCATGCCGGGGGCGACCGCCGACGATCTGTCGACCCTGCTCGACCTCGCCGACAGCCAGATCAGCTATCGCCAGCGCTATCTGACGGGAATCGCGCGCGTCCCCGTCGTCGATCTCGTCGCGCTCGATCCGGGCAATCCGCGCAGCCTCGCCTATCAGGCGGAGCGGATCGGCGAGCGGCTGCGCGACCTGCCGGTGCTCAGCGACGACGGCATGCCCGAACCGCAACAGGCGCACGGCCGCAGCCTCGCCGCCGCACTGGCGATGACGACCGCGGCGACGCTCGATGCCGACGTGCTCGGCGACCTCGAACGACGGCTGGCGCAACTATCGGAAAGCGTCGCGCGCCGCTATTTCCTGCAAGGCGCCGAGCCGCTGCGCGAAGGCGGGCTGACGCTGGCATGA